Below is a genomic region from Pleuronectes platessa chromosome 5, fPlePla1.1, whole genome shotgun sequence.
CTCACTACTTTAATCGTGTTTTCTGTAGCTATGGAGCATATGCCGGTCAGCAGGGCGGACAGGTAAGATCCTTCTCCAAACCCTTTGTTTGCTGTAAGCATTATAAAGTCAAACCGGTTTTCACTGATGATAATTGTCCAAATGGCCTATCTGACAGGGATATGGACAAGGAAATGGCAGTGGCTCTTACAGCGGGCAGAGTTATCCTGGCTATGGACAGCAAGGTGCAACACCTGCTGCTACACCAGCTGTGACGCAAGGTGCGCCGGAAGGTGACCCAAGGAGCAATAACATGCCATACCCTCACTTAAATCTTTGTATTGGTTTTATCTATAATGTTGATGTGACCCGGTTGTGAAATTTCCCTTGATGATTTGATGTGTGGTAGATGTATAAACCAGAGAGTAATACGATTTTGATGTTCATTATTAGAACATTCAGGTTTTCTCCTAGGATGGAGTTGTAGTAGCGGAGGCAAAGTGTATTTAGAAACATATTGACTTCACCTCCGGCTGCTTCactgtctgttgttgtttgtcagtGTGGGCGGGGCCAGCCCAGGGTGTGAGAGTTAAGACTCTGCCTTACTGTCAGACAGAAGTGTCACTCactaaatgttttacatttatatcTAGATATGTATGCAAACACAGTGTATAGTAATTATTGAGATCGGCCtaccagtgtttgtttgtggggaAAACGTTAGCTCAGTAGTGGCAGTCATATTTCAGTAGGTATACTGCCACTGCTAAATGCATGCATGTATGGGAAACGCTGACATTATTTTTGTACGGTGGTGATCGTCTCGTTTGCTTTCCCTTGTGATTCTAGTTTAGAATAATTTTGTGTAGATTTGATGTCTTTTATAGACCATGGGACAATATTTAATGTCTCAAAAGAAATTGGATTATTCCTCAGAATTGTAAGCTCTCCACTTAACtctttgatttctttctttttttccatagATGGTTATGGTCAGTCTCAGCCACAGAGCTATGATAATTATGGGCAGGAGTCATCTGGGTAAGACACTAATATCACATTGTTGATGGACCTGTTTACATTTTCGCTGACATTTCATGCAATATGGCAAAATAACTAATGTTTAAAATTCTCAACATTCTAGTTTATAAGATTTTGACTAACGTTGATTTGCTTGTCTCAACTTATTGGATTCTAATATTTGTCGTCTCAGTTGTGCCGACTAATGATCTTTATAAAACCACTTTAAGGTATGGTGACAAGTCGTCTTCTTATGGACAACAAAGTTCCTATGGCGCCCCGGGACCAGGAGGAGTACCACCACCAGTAgtggcaccagcagcagcagggggaggaggagcagcagcagctagttACGGACAGCAAAGTTCCTATGGCAGCCCCGGGCAAGGAGGTGGCAGCTATGGAAAATGGAGTGAGGGTATGAATATCTGGATTTTATATCAAATAGGGGGACCGTGTTTGTTTTGTGGGCGCCCATTAATGGAACAGCAATTCAGGTTGTGGTATCCTCCAATCTGTCTCTGCACTAGGTGAAAGTGGTGGTCAGGGGGGCAGGTTTGGACGTGACCAGGGCGATCGTTCAGAAGGCGGGGGCTTCAGAGGTCGAGGCCGCGGTGGCTATGATCGCGGGAGCAGCTATGACCGCAGTGGTGGTTTCGACCGTGGTGGCTTTGATCGCGGCGGAAGAGGCGGACCTTCTGCTATGGGGTAAGTTGCACAGTGCCACTGCCCCTAAGGTACCTCCCATACACTGAGTTATGACTTGTTTTTGCACTGCCCATCACCACATGTTGACTGCAAACATCCACATACTAGATGTTCACAACCGGCTCCAGATTCTAGGTctggtcttcttttttttttttcaaaacttaCTACAGATCATTTTCACCCCCTACTGCAATTTGCTCAAGATTCctaaaatttatttatttttttttttttttcgaaatCTGGTCCATGTGAAGTTTTTACATAAGAAACATGCTGATGTAAAACAAATGCTGCATATTCGTATGTACCTGAAAGTAATGTTTAATATGAGTTCTTAGCCATGCTTGATGTCTAAAGTAGATGGAGACTGAACATGTCTGCTCAATTAGGAGCTTTAAAGGCACCGGTGACCCAGTTCTACAACAATATTGTCCCAGACATTGGCACAGGTTTTATCTATTCTGCAAAAGAACAGTCGTACGTTGACCCAGGGCAAGGGAAGTCATTTTCAGAGTCAACATTTCACCTTAAAAGCGAATGTCTTGGAGTTAGATGGATGACTCTGGAAATCTACTCCAGCACACCAAATGGCTGATTTCCCCTTATTAAGACCGATAAACATGGCACATCTGAGATTCAAAGTTTCTTACCAAGGTTACTGTCCTGCCCTTTTTCTTGAGGAACTAAATCGTTTTCTTGAAAGTTGTTGAGGCCTCTTGGTACGATTGGAAAGCCTTGCTTTCTGGCAGAGCAGTTAACAGTGTAAGGCCAAGCGGTATTGTTTTTCTATCTATAAACcagagaaaacttttcaatACAGCAATATCATGATTCCATCAGCGAGGATTTTTTTCCGCCTTCAATGTTTTTATGAATCTGCAGCCCAACTGTTTCAACTGAACATATGACTCAACTGTGGACTCTTGTGCCGCGCTAACGACCACATTACGTTTTTTGAAACAATGGAAACTCCACTGAAACGATGCCTTTAGACCTGGAGCCACATCTTCAACCGCTTCACATTCAACAGGTTTCATTGAAGTATTGCATATTTGACAATGGCCaaacgtgtgtgttgtgttaacaTGGATCTACATTTTATACTACAGGTGTTCAGAGTGATTGAACTAAAACTTGGACCTCAGTTAATGGATCTCATAAATACACTAAGTGGAAGATTGCTTATCAGTTGCTACACCCCTTCTAAACAATTTGGCCCCTCGGGGAAAAAAAACTGGCTGGTTTACAGCCCTTGGTATCCAATTTGGTCGTGTAAAAAGAGAAGGAACCAAATTTCTTTGAATGGGGACGTGATCATTTCTTCACCGTCTGCCCGATTGTTCAGTCAGAGCTGCCCAGTCGTCTGTTCATTAATCTCTAATGTCAAAGACTAATGCATTCCTCGTGTGAGACGTTTCCACCATAGTCGCACACCCTGGCAGGATTGCATACTGATGGGGATGTAGGGGAGCTTTGAGCTCTCAGTTGGGACAAAGGAAAAGCCATCATATCTCCaatttttcctctgcagaggtgGTGACCGTGGTGGCTACAAAAATTACGGTGGTAAGTGACGAGCATCAGAACTGTGTCGGTGGGGGAAGAAAGAACTTGAGTtagcaaaaagaaaataaagtggggtaaaaaaaaaaactcagtgaATGCCACCATTTTCATGTCCAGATCCCAAGGGACACCACCTTGTTATTCTTGGCAGGATTTCTCATAAATGACTTCAGATATGGTAATGCACATGGAGCCTGAGTTGTATAATGGTATTGTTGCATGAAGACAAGGGCTGATTGTAAATGACAGGTGTTCCCAGGACGAAGAAGGAAAACTTTCTAAAACTGGAGACATTTTGGTGGTTTTCATTTCTGGTGTAAGCTCAAAAAAAGCCAAAAACAGAACAACTTTGTTCTTGTTGCAAGGTGTTGGTATGTGATGCAACGGTAACACGGTAACACCCATCAGAGAGCTGTAAACATGGACTTTTGTTTACTTTTCTTTCTATCATTATGCATTGATAGGGATGAAGTAATTACAGTAAAGATTTGTGTGAGACCGTGCAGCTTTTAAGGCTCCTTGCTCAAGGTTTTCCTTCCATTTCCTCTGTTTAACAGGCTCTCGAGACTACGGCTCAAGGGATGAATCAGGTGAGAATGACTGTCCAGTCAATGTTGTCTGATATCAACATGTTGATGTCTACCTGAATGATCTTCAGATATGATCATTCAAATGCAGTCACAACTGACGTCTCCTCTCCTGATTTCTTCCACAGGTAATGAGGTGGACAACTCCGACAACAACACCATTTTTGTCCAGGGCCTGGGAGAAGAGGTCACAGCTCAGGAAGTTGGCGACTTCTTCAAGCAGATTGGTATCATCAAGGTATTTACAATTAtccgttttttattttgttactaaTTTCTTCCCACTCATTGATATTACACAATGTCACATCCGTAGACTACACAGCCCCGTTACCTTATTCTTTGAACCAGTTGATAAACGTTTAGTTGAGTGTACAAATTCTTTTGAGTCATTCTTCAAATGGGTGTAGAAATGAATTCAAATGCTGTGTTTCAGGTGAGCAAGAAGACTGGACTGCAAATGATCAACATCTACACTGACAAGATCACTGGTCTGCCAAAGGGAGAATGTACAGTGTCCTTCGACGATCCTCCTTCTGCTAAAGCTGCTATTGAATGGTTTGACGGTGAGATTGCTTACTTATATTTTAACGGTTGTAAAAGTTTTCAGAGATTGCGTTTCAAATGTAGAGAACACAGCATGAATCCTAGTCATTCAAATACACAACAGGTAaatgtctggaacattcaggcgaggggttgTTCCCTGACATTTTTTCAAAGCAAGTAACTTAAACCTTGGCGTTCTCACAAATTGGAAGAAAAGAATTTCAAGATGATGTCAGATTTTTCGTGCATTTCAGAAAGCAGACTTActgatgtgttttgtttctgattTTTCTCAGGCAAAGAATTTCAAGGCAAACCCCTCAAAGTATCATTTGCCACCCGCAGAACTGAgttcacacagagaggaggtggaagaggagggccgagaggaggaggaggaggtggcggcggcggtggtggaggaggaggaggaggaggtgtgttcTGACTGAGACGTCCCTGGGCTCAAATGGGGTTTCCAAATTGAGGTCAagcgttgtgtgtgtctgcaaaggTTTTGAACATTTGTTTCCTTTGCTTTTTTCAGGTTTCAGAGGTCGTGGTGGAGGACCTAACTTTGATATTAAGGGAGGAGACTGGCCCTGTCCCAACAGGTTTGTAGAAGGGAGTTTCATGACTTTGTGAATAATTCACAGTAGAAAGGGGCTCATCTGGCCCTATTTATGGAGTTGGGGGGGTTTATGTATTAAACTGCCATCCGATCTCTCTTCAGCTCCTGTGGCAACATGAATTTCGCACGCCGACAAGAGTGCAACAAGTGCGGTGCACCTAAACCAGGAGATGGCGGTTTTGATGGGGGtgagtttttaattatttgcagAAGCTGTTCGTCCTGAAAACACAAGATTTAAAATATACTGAAGAAATTCCATCCAACATTACAATGTGCCAAAAAATGAATAGCGACAACCCTGATCCATATTCCCTTGTTTAATGacaatccttttttttcttttgtagacCGCGGTGATCGTGGAAGCCGTGGAGGTTATGGTGGTGACCGAGGCGGCGGTGGCTTCAGAGGGCGTGGAGGGTTCCGCGGGGGAGACCGTGGAGATCGTGGAGGCtatggaggtggtggaggattCGGCGGAGGTGGTGGCTACAAGATGGGGGGAAGGTTTGTCACATTTTTCACATTGAAGCTCGACCTTCAGCATGTCTGAGCCTGTTTGACCTTTTTTGCCTTTGTTGTAGTTTGACTGTGACCAGAAGAGGGGGTAGTTTGACGGAAATGCTGAATTTGCCTACAGCGTATATTGTATCTTTTAGTGGGCTGTTATTAATGGAGCTATAAATTAACTTTAAAAGCCTGTACCTGCAGGCTTTTAAAGGACTTGAATCAGTAAGATTACTTGTCTGAAAAAGGTACAGAGAAGTTTTATTTACAACATTTGGAGTGCAGGATGCGATCTAGTTTCACTTGGCATCATTGTACCTGTCATAGCAGAGCCACTGATCAGAAACTCCTAGTCCTTCAATGAGCAAGGAAATATATTAACTTAattcataaatttgatttaatccaTCCATTTTGTCTTCCCATGTCTCATCAAttgtttaattaataataaatggtTACATAACATTGAGAAGAAATTAAAGATTTGATTAAAGATGTAAATCCTACAAGATTTTCAATCATACTTTGGCCAGTAGAATAAGTATCTACTTTAATTCTATGCCATTATACAACTGTATGAAaggaaaatatattatatagaaGCTGGTTGACACTGACTACAGAAACAAAGCTGAAAAGCTGCTCCATTGCCTTTAGTCTGTATTTAGTTCTTAGTATATTTAATCATGCAGCTTAAACTTAACAGCACCGGACTCCTAAATATGACGGTTTGACCAGTAAATCAAATGTGTACAAAGTGTCTTAATATTCCTGCTGCATCGTCACCAAACATCCTTCTCTGCGTTTTCGTGCTCCTTTAAGGTCTTTGTCCTTTTTGCAGCTTTTGACATATGCTACTCACTAAAGGTGAAATGCTATGTTAGTAAAAGGATGATgtgctttctttaaaaaaagaatccatTTACAGATTTGGAATGGAGGGGGAGCTCCATCATATTTAACTCGTAAtctttttttactgtttatttaatgACAACAGTGCATGTGTGACTCTTAGAAATACAGCCACTGACAGACCTCTGCCTTTGTCCCCGCAGAGGTGACCGCAGAGACGACAGGAGAGAGCGGCCATACTAAGTGTTGAACAGATGGAAACCATTCCAGCCCTTCAGTTCTCCAGTGAAAGAGGGAGGGTTGAGTTCGGGAATGCTTGATCAGATATTCTGATTTGTGACGCTGGTGAATCCCAACTGCGACCCTCGGACGTGTGGCGCTGACGGGGAGAGACTCTGGGGCTGATTGGCTCCTTTCAGCATGtggtcatttttctttttcttttttttttgtgtcttattTCTTTGTACATCCTTTTTAATTTTCTCAGATTCTAGCTGCAAATGTTTTGTGAGATAGACTTCGTACCATTGTTTTGTATGAACgaataaaatattttacttGGGctctgattttcttttctttttttgttctttttctttcccaaaACTGAAATTAAAAACTGATCTTTTCTTCCTGCTTTCTGTGACTTTATTCCCGTCACTTGTGTATTTTAGTTCCACCCTCGAGGTCCAGTAATGTTTAGTGAGGGAAGCGGCTCCTCTGGTGTTCAGCCGTGTGCTGAGTCGTTCaggcggggagggggggcggtGCTGGCCCTGCCCCTCTCCCCCGGCCCAACACTCCGCCTGGCTGCCGCGACTCCGTCACTGCCCGGCAGGGATGGAGGTGTAGACGCGCCGCAGCATGCTCACTGACTGCAAGGAGAGGCAGCGATGATGAAAACACCCGGAGCTGAGCAGAAATGCGGCGCGGTGCAGGGAGCGGGCTGCTGAGAGCGTGTTCGCCCCGCGATGAGACGCGGAGCTCCGGAGCTGGGGTGCGGAGCGGGACGGGACATGAGGGCAGCCTGGGTCCTGGCTGTGAGCGCCCTCATCACGGCTCACACTGCCGCGGGATCCCCGCTGCTCCCAGAGCCGGAGGTAAAACACTACCATAGAAGTTACATAGGTAAAAAGCGGAGTTTAAAGCGGCCTGTATTAGCACAGAGGTTTTATTATGTCGAAACTAAGCAGATTATGACTGAGGAAAACAATCTCTTGTGTAAAGGGATGTCTTGGTCCCTCACACCACAGCTtcccgtgtgtttgtgtatgttctgtttttaatcTGCTATAGAATGTTATAACTGACTgctgtatttatatttcaaaCGTTTTGATTAACCATCTTGAGCAGGACTCCCTGGCAGAAGAGATGTATCTCAATGGGACCTTCCTGATAAaataattgataaataaaaataaatgctcAAGACCTTACAATAGATTGTGTCCTTTGTTTTGCTGATGACTGTACTTTTGGTGCGATGCTCCTAAATTTTTAAATACCCAGTTTGTATTCCTTTTCTTTGTGATTCAGATTTAATTCAATGTATAAAAATCAcgaattatttttaatgatctAGCAGGCATTTGAGACCCTcacaagaaaaaacatttgtttttagacTTTCAGACTAGTTTTCAGTGTTATTGTTAATCTTATATATTGTTAAACAATATATAAGATTAAGtaattatattgtatattatacaTTTACTTTTCAGAAGTCATTGACAGACAAAGACAGGCCGGGAAACATGACCATGACTCCAACAAGAATTCCAACAACAGAAATACACATGAAGAAATAATGGTTATCTTTGCAACCGCTTAATCTCTAGACgtggaaataaaatgaatgtgtgAGACCTCAAATAATGGATTGTCCCTTTAAAATGACAACGCTATTACAAcattacattattttatataaaattaagCCACTGATAAGCTATTAGAGGAATTTCCCTGACGACTGATTTgggaattacattttttattaaagaaaCTGTAGGAGCCtgagcaaatttgaaataaatgtatttataggcACAGACTAAATGCTGTGTGGTCTCTTTATTGTCTCTGTTGACAGTTACTGTAGAGGCCATGTTTATCCCATGTCAGTAATATAGCTGCATATAGACACAAACAAGGGACCAAACCCACTTTAATAAGAAAAACGactatatttagtttttctttttctttttacagtgtaATTGCTCCACATATTGAGAAATGCACTCATTTAATTGGACAGATGGCTTTGCATGTCCTCCATAAGCTCCACATTTTATTCTTCAAACCTGTATAAGGACCTCAAACTGCAGCATCTGTCTATTACATGTGTCCCCACAGCTTCACTCTTATTGTTagatgaataaattaaaacGCTCTGGTAGATTTCAGTGTGGGTAACGGGACAAGGGGACATTATTTTGTTGCACATTCCTGTTTGCAGAAGCACAGCTGTTCTCCTCAATGTTAATATCCATCCCACCTTCACCACATCTGTAATCATAGCTGCTCCCGCTGTTGTCTGAACAAGAAACCTGCTCCATTCATATAAAGATTGCAATATTGAACTATCAACATAACTAATCTTAAAACCACAATGCAACCACATCTGTTGTCATGTCCCCCGTTGGCTCATTTCTTGCTTTGCTGCACTTTATAGGTGTTCCTCTGAACTTCAGAACTACTCTTTACTCATATGTTTACTTGAAATTCTTGTGGAATAATAACTATGCATTTTCAGGGACATCCCAGGGGTGTCTTTGTCCTATGGGTGGTCTACATGAATACATCCTTTCTTGGCAACCTGCGGCAGACGCGGatggaaaatggaaaattaTCTTCACACCTGAATAATTTCTTTTTATTCTCACTGGGAGTTTTGCCTCTGTGGGGATTTaccccaaatgtgtttttatgagaaGCGTGTGTGATTGCTGCTCTGTGAAATCTACAGCTGTTGGTCCAAAATGTGACTTtctgaattaaaaaatgtcttttttttatatgaagaGGAAACGTCACAAGTATGATTTGATTTGCAGGTTTTTCTGGAGAAGTTCGGCTACCTGCACCAGGACAACCACCTCCACAATGCGGTGGAGGTGCGGTCAGCCATCCGGTAGGGGAATTCTCTTCTCCTTGATAagattttctcaaagatgtccTCCAAGGTCCTACAGAAGTGTGATATGATTTTAGAACACAGTGAGAAATTATTCTTTTTACACCCTGTCTGGCCGAGTTAGCTGGTTGATTGTGTTCACCAGCTGGGAGGGGGCTGCTGGTCGCCGTGCCTCTGGGCTGTACATCAGCGCAGGGCAGTAAAACACACCCTCACCTCTGCAGTGGAAAAGCTCTCCTGAACCCTCTCTGAACCATGCAGGAATTTAGAGAACCTTGCCCTCTGGCCCATATATTGACTGTACTGCAAGGGAAACTGGTGGAAACTTACACTGAGTGTTGGGTTAGTAAGCATAGAGTTAGTCAGTATCCTCATCTTTCGTATCAAGCCGT
It encodes:
- the taf15 gene encoding TATA-binding protein-associated factor 2N isoform X2: MATDSGYGQHGSSQSYGAYAGQQGGQGYGQGNGSGSYSGQSYPGYGQQGATPAATPAVTQGAPEDGYGQSQPQSYDNYGQESSGYGDKSSSYGQQSSYGAPGPGGVPPPVVAPAAAGGGGAAAASYGQQSSYGSPGQGGGSYGKWSEGESGGQGGRFGRDQGDRSEGGGFRGRGRGGYDRGSSYDRSGGFDRGGFDRGGRGGPSAMGGGDRGGYKNYGGSRDYGSRDESGNEVDNSDNNTIFVQGLGEEVTAQEVGDFFKQIGIIKVSKKTGLQMINIYTDKITGLPKGECTVSFDDPPSAKAAIEWFDGKEFQGKPLKVSFATRRTEFTQRGGGRGGPRGGGGGGGGGGGGGGGFRGRGGGPNFDIKGGDWPCPNSSCGNMNFARRQECNKCGAPKPGDGGFDGDRGDRGSRGGYGGDRGGGGFRGRGGFRGGDRGDRGGYGGGGGFGGGGGYKMGGRGDRRDDRRERPY
- the taf15 gene encoding TATA-binding protein-associated factor 2N isoform X1, with amino-acid sequence MATDSGYGQHGSSQSYGAYAGQQGGQGYGQGNGSGSYSGQSYPGYGQQGATPAATPAVTQGAPEDGYGQSQPQSYDNYGQESSGYGDKSSSYGQQSSYGAPGPGGVPPPVVAPAAAGGGGAAAASYGQQSSYGSPGQGGGSYGKWSEGESGGQGGRFGRDQGDRSEGGGFRGRGRGGYDRGSSYDRSGGFDRGGFDRGGRGGPSAMGGGDRGGYKNYGGSRDYGSRDESGNEVDNSDNNTIFVQGLGEEVTAQEVGDFFKQIGIIKVSKKTGLQMINIYTDKITGLPKGECTVSFDDPPSAKAAIEWFDGKEFQGKPLKVSFATRRTEFTQRGGGRGGPRGGGGGGGGGGGGGGGGGFRGRGGGPNFDIKGGDWPCPNSSCGNMNFARRQECNKCGAPKPGDGGFDGDRGDRGSRGGYGGDRGGGGFRGRGGFRGGDRGDRGGYGGGGGFGGGGGYKMGGRGDRRDDRRERPY
- the taf15 gene encoding TATA-binding protein-associated factor 2N isoform X4, producing the protein MATDGYGQSQPQSYDNYGQESSGYGDKSSSYGQQSSYGAPGPGGVPPPVVAPAAAGGGGAAAASYGQQSSYGSPGQGGGSYGKWSEGESGGQGGRFGRDQGDRSEGGGFRGRGRGGYDRGSSYDRSGGFDRGGFDRGGRGGPSAMGGGDRGGYKNYGGSRDYGSRDESGNEVDNSDNNTIFVQGLGEEVTAQEVGDFFKQIGIIKVSKKTGLQMINIYTDKITGLPKGECTVSFDDPPSAKAAIEWFDGKEFQGKPLKVSFATRRTEFTQRGGGRGGPRGGGGGGGGGGGGGGGGGFRGRGGGPNFDIKGGDWPCPNSSCGNMNFARRQECNKCGAPKPGDGGFDGDRGDRGSRGGYGGDRGGGGFRGRGGFRGGDRGDRGGYGGGGGFGGGGGYKMGGRGDRRDDRRERPY
- the taf15 gene encoding TATA-binding protein-associated factor 2N isoform X3 — its product is MATDSGYGQHGSSQSYGAYAGQQGGQGYGQGNGSGSYSGQSYPGYGQQGATPAATPAVTQDGYGQSQPQSYDNYGQESSGYGDKSSSYGQQSSYGAPGPGGVPPPVVAPAAAGGGGAAAASYGQQSSYGSPGQGGGSYGKWSEGESGGQGGRFGRDQGDRSEGGGFRGRGRGGYDRGSSYDRSGGFDRGGFDRGGRGGPSAMGGGDRGGYKNYGGSRDYGSRDESGNEVDNSDNNTIFVQGLGEEVTAQEVGDFFKQIGIIKVSKKTGLQMINIYTDKITGLPKGECTVSFDDPPSAKAAIEWFDGKEFQGKPLKVSFATRRTEFTQRGGGRGGPRGGGGGGGGGGGGGGGGGFRGRGGGPNFDIKGGDWPCPNSSCGNMNFARRQECNKCGAPKPGDGGFDGDRGDRGSRGGYGGDRGGGGFRGRGGFRGGDRGDRGGYGGGGGFGGGGGYKMGGRGDRRDDRRERPY